One Kitasatospora sp. NBC_01266 genomic window carries:
- a CDS encoding universal stress protein, producing the protein MAESTRVIVGVSGSRRSAAVLQRAAAEAARRGAELVPVMAWTPVGGESAYRTHPCPPLAAAWAQAAQARLDQALAEAFGGYPANLRVSPVVIQGEVGPALLQIADRADDLLVVGTGRRGLLRPLFARVSRYCLARATCAVISVPAETEPTTGNPRRGRGHFAMAA; encoded by the coding sequence ATGGCCGAGTCCACCCGGGTCATCGTCGGCGTCAGCGGCTCGCGGCGCAGCGCGGCGGTCCTGCAGCGCGCTGCGGCGGAGGCGGCCCGGCGCGGCGCCGAACTCGTGCCGGTGATGGCCTGGACCCCGGTCGGTGGCGAGAGCGCCTATCGCACCCACCCCTGCCCGCCGCTCGCCGCCGCCTGGGCGCAGGCCGCCCAGGCCCGCCTCGACCAGGCCCTCGCCGAGGCCTTCGGCGGCTACCCGGCGAACCTGCGGGTCTCGCCCGTGGTGATCCAGGGCGAGGTCGGCCCCGCGCTGCTCCAGATCGCCGACCGCGCCGATGACCTGCTGGTGGTCGGGACCGGCCGCCGCGGCCTGCTGCGCCCGCTCTTCGCCAGGGTCAGCCGCTACTGCCTGGCCCGCGCCACCTGCGCGGTCATCTCCGTCCCGGCCGAGACCGAGCCCACCACCGGCAACCCGCGCCGCGGCCGCGGCCACTTCGCGATGGCGGCCTGA
- a CDS encoding GNAT family N-acetyltransferase: MSHRPLSTAPLRSTPTRTLLPPPDVPLPRHGRPRTPARWFLPEQPGPGTLAAHVLLTGRGSLWTDQPAAPRVAVAACGPYRVLRGDPRLLPRELLAPLERGQFSAPDRFLPLLGRSFSTVTPWVRLVCTQQHRPRRRPVPAGVRLRPLTRADADLLDATGAELRWVTETWGSSRALASSGGAWGAFVDGRLVALAAGHLRGLAHEDLAVATVPEFRRAGLGLACVLAAATAVRHRGKLPSWTAPRSNGPSLALAEAAGFRPVREELAYWVGPAV; this comes from the coding sequence ATGTCCCACCGCCCGCTGTCGACCGCGCCGCTCAGGAGTACCCCGACCCGCACCCTGCTGCCGCCGCCGGATGTCCCGCTCCCCCGCCACGGCCGACCGCGCACGCCGGCCCGCTGGTTCCTGCCGGAGCAGCCCGGCCCCGGCACGCTGGCCGCGCATGTGCTGCTCACCGGACGCGGCTCGCTGTGGACCGACCAGCCCGCCGCGCCCCGGGTGGCGGTGGCCGCCTGCGGTCCGTACCGGGTGCTGCGCGGCGACCCCCGGCTGCTGCCACGCGAGCTCCTCGCTCCGCTGGAGCGCGGGCAGTTCAGCGCGCCCGACCGCTTCCTGCCGCTGCTCGGCCGCAGCTTCAGCACGGTCACCCCCTGGGTGCGGCTGGTCTGCACGCAGCAGCACCGGCCGCGCCGCCGTCCCGTCCCGGCGGGCGTGCGGCTGCGTCCGCTGACCCGGGCGGACGCGGACCTGCTCGACGCCACCGGAGCGGAGTTGCGCTGGGTCACCGAGACCTGGGGGTCGAGCCGGGCGCTCGCCTCGTCGGGTGGCGCGTGGGGCGCCTTCGTCGACGGGCGGCTGGTCGCACTCGCGGCCGGCCACCTGCGCGGGCTCGCCCACGAGGACCTGGCGGTGGCCACCGTCCCGGAGTTCCGCCGAGCCGGTCTGGGCCTGGCCTGCGTACTGGCCGCCGCGACGGCGGTCCGCCACCGCGGCAAGCTCCCCAGCTGGACCGCGCCCCGGTCCAACGGACCCAGCCTGGCACTGGCCGAGGCGGCCGGCTTCCGGCCGGTCCGCGAGGAACTCGCCTACTGGGTCGGCCCGGCGGTGTGA
- a CDS encoding phospholipase — protein MPLSRAAARPSRRPARTVLTLALLLAGASATPALAAAPGDAATPAAPAPAPASASSSTPHLDAVEQVLRQVSPGLEGTVWQRTAGNALDAPAGDPGGWLLQTPGCWGDPSCADRPGSQALLAKMTANIAAATRTVDISSLAPLPNGAFEDAIVAGLKSAVASGHRIQVRILVGAAPLYNITALPTSYRDELVGKLGDAADSVTLNVASMTTAKTAFSWNHAKLLVVDGQSVITGGINDWKADYLETGHPVTDADLALTGPAAATAGRYLDTLWSWTCRNSGPFSAAWFAASNGAGCLATLEQDANPATPAATGSVPVIAVGGLGVGIQSVDPASAFQPSPVSPTGSPATSCGPIKLPDHTNADRDYATVNPEESALRALVASATSHIEISQQDLNGTCPPLPRYDARLYDTLAAKLAAGVKVRIVVSDPANRGAVGSGGYSQIKSLSEVSDVLLDRISAATGQDRAGAKATMCQNLQLAAFRAAPGDTWADGHPYALHHKLVSVDGAAFYLGSKNLYPAWLQDFGYVTEDRTAAAQLDAQLLTPEWQYSQTAATVDYTRGLCSA, from the coding sequence ATGCCGCTCTCCAGGGCCGCCGCCCGCCCGTCCCGCCGTCCGGCGCGGACCGTCCTGACCCTCGCCCTGCTGCTCGCCGGGGCGTCGGCCACCCCAGCGCTCGCCGCGGCGCCCGGCGACGCCGCCACCCCGGCGGCCCCCGCCCCGGCCCCCGCCTCGGCCTCGAGTTCGACCCCGCACCTGGACGCCGTCGAGCAGGTGCTGCGCCAGGTCTCGCCCGGACTGGAGGGCACGGTCTGGCAGCGCACCGCGGGCAACGCGCTGGACGCCCCGGCCGGCGACCCGGGCGGCTGGCTGCTGCAGACGCCGGGCTGCTGGGGCGACCCGTCCTGCGCCGACCGTCCGGGCAGCCAGGCGCTGCTGGCGAAGATGACCGCCAACATCGCCGCCGCCACCCGCACGGTCGACATCTCCTCGCTCGCCCCGCTGCCGAACGGCGCCTTCGAGGACGCCATCGTGGCCGGGCTCAAGTCCGCGGTGGCGTCCGGGCACCGGATCCAGGTGCGGATCCTGGTGGGCGCCGCCCCGCTCTACAACATCACCGCCCTGCCCACCTCCTACCGGGACGAACTGGTGGGCAAGCTGGGCGACGCGGCCGACTCCGTCACGCTCAACGTGGCCTCGATGACCACCGCGAAGACCGCCTTCTCCTGGAACCACGCCAAGCTGCTGGTGGTCGACGGGCAGAGCGTGATCACCGGCGGCATCAACGACTGGAAGGCCGACTACCTGGAGACCGGCCACCCGGTCACCGACGCCGACCTCGCGCTGACCGGCCCCGCCGCCGCGACGGCCGGCCGCTACCTGGACACCCTGTGGAGCTGGACCTGCCGCAACAGCGGCCCGTTCTCGGCGGCCTGGTTCGCCGCCTCGAACGGCGCCGGCTGCCTGGCCACCCTGGAGCAGGACGCCAACCCGGCCACCCCGGCCGCCACCGGCAGCGTGCCGGTGATCGCGGTCGGCGGCCTGGGCGTGGGCATCCAGAGCGTCGACCCGGCCTCGGCCTTCCAGCCGAGCCCGGTCAGCCCGACCGGCAGCCCGGCCACCTCCTGCGGCCCGATCAAGCTGCCCGACCACACCAACGCCGACCGCGACTACGCCACGGTGAACCCCGAGGAGAGCGCCCTGCGCGCGCTGGTCGCCAGCGCGACCAGCCACATCGAGATATCGCAGCAGGACCTCAACGGCACCTGCCCGCCGCTGCCCCGCTACGACGCCCGGCTCTACGACACCCTGGCGGCCAAGCTCGCCGCCGGCGTGAAGGTGCGGATCGTGGTCAGCGACCCGGCCAACCGGGGCGCGGTCGGCAGTGGCGGCTACTCGCAGATCAAGTCGCTCTCCGAGGTGAGCGATGTGCTGCTGGACCGGATCAGCGCGGCCACCGGCCAGGACCGGGCCGGCGCCAAGGCCACCATGTGCCAGAACCTCCAGCTCGCCGCCTTCCGCGCGGCGCCCGGCGACACCTGGGCCGACGGCCACCCGTACGCGCTGCACCACAAGCTGGTCTCGGTGGACGGCGCCGCGTTCTACCTCGGCTCCAAGAACCTCTACCCGGCCTGGCTGCAGGACTTCGGCTATGTGACGGAGGACCGCACGGCCGCCGCCCAGCTGGACGCCCAACTGCTCACCCCCGAGTGGCAGTACTCGCAGACCGCCGCGACGGTCGACTACACCCGGGGGCTCTGCTCGGCCTGA
- a CDS encoding TIGR03617 family F420-dependent LLM class oxidoreductase yields the protein MDRPSATFRLDAPASADPAGILTAAAAAEEWGMDRLLVAETAYDPFLQLARAADRTSSIELATGVAVAFARTPMTLAYQAWGLHAASGGRAVIGLGSQVKPHIEKRFGMPWDRPAARMNEYVHAVRAIWHSWQTGERLRFRGDFYTHTVMTPVFAPDPIPAGPPRILLAGVGPLMTRTAGAVADGFVSHPFTSVAYLTEQVLPGVTAARAQAEAEGAPWTTRPFEIAGNVLTATGRTEEELRANLAGVRERLAFYASTPAYRPVLAQHGWLELHEELHRLSLRGRWQQMADLIDDEVFAAFAVTGTVPEVAREIHRRYAGLVTRLSVSLPDQADPGLGLEVLAAVRELG from the coding sequence ATGGACCGCCCGAGCGCCACCTTCCGCCTCGACGCCCCCGCCAGCGCCGATCCGGCGGGGATCCTGACCGCCGCCGCCGCGGCCGAGGAGTGGGGCATGGACCGGCTGCTGGTCGCCGAGACCGCCTACGACCCGTTCCTCCAACTGGCCCGCGCCGCCGACCGGACCAGCTCGATCGAACTGGCCACCGGCGTCGCGGTCGCCTTCGCCCGCACCCCGATGACCCTGGCCTACCAGGCCTGGGGCCTGCACGCGGCCAGCGGCGGACGGGCCGTCATCGGCCTGGGCTCACAGGTCAAGCCGCACATCGAGAAGCGCTTCGGGATGCCCTGGGACCGCCCCGCCGCGCGGATGAACGAGTACGTCCACGCGGTGCGGGCGATCTGGCACAGCTGGCAGACCGGCGAACGGCTCAGGTTCCGTGGCGACTTCTACACGCACACCGTGATGACCCCGGTCTTCGCCCCCGACCCGATCCCGGCCGGCCCGCCCCGGATCCTGCTGGCCGGGGTCGGGCCGCTGATGACCCGGACCGCCGGCGCGGTCGCCGACGGTTTCGTCAGCCACCCCTTCACCTCCGTCGCCTACCTGACCGAGCAGGTGCTGCCCGGGGTGACGGCCGCCCGCGCCCAGGCCGAGGCCGAGGGCGCCCCGTGGACCACCCGCCCCTTCGAGATCGCCGGCAACGTGCTGACCGCCACCGGCCGCACCGAGGAGGAGCTGCGCGCCAACCTGGCCGGCGTCCGCGAACGGCTGGCCTTCTACGCCTCCACCCCCGCCTACCGCCCGGTGCTGGCCCAGCACGGCTGGCTCGAGCTGCACGAGGAACTGCACCGGCTCTCGCTGCGCGGACGCTGGCAGCAGATGGCCGACCTGATCGACGACGAGGTCTTCGCCGCCTTCGCCGTCACCGGAACCGTCCCGGAGGTCGCCCGCGAAATCCACCGCCGCTACGCCGGCCTGGTCACCCGCCTGTCCGTCAGCCTGCCCGACCAGGCCGACCCCGGACTCGGCCTGGAGGTCCTGGCGGCGGTGCGGGAGTTGGGGTAG
- a CDS encoding DUF4118 domain-containing protein has product MRRSPSRHTPVLRGPSWVSYWNLDRYVSRDRLALIAAVLVPTALCAILLPFRGSMANTNVALLLVVVVVAVAALGRRLAGALAAVVAALGFDFFFTRPYEQFAISKSADLTTAVLLLAVGLAVSQLAVRARQFRVLAITDAGYLAQIRDTAVLARSANSALTVVDQVRDQLVGLLQLRGCRFEYGSLLGHPPRLEHDGSVLVGHRLWDADRLGLPAEDVELRMFGNGKYIGRFMLEPTPGTVPSLQARLVAVTLADQAGAALDSLHRPVRAA; this is encoded by the coding sequence ATGCGCCGCAGTCCCAGTCGCCACACGCCCGTTCTCCGTGGTCCCAGTTGGGTCTCGTACTGGAACCTGGACCGTTATGTCAGCCGGGACCGGCTCGCGCTGATCGCCGCCGTGCTGGTCCCGACAGCGCTCTGCGCGATCCTGCTCCCGTTCCGCGGCAGCATGGCCAACACCAATGTGGCGCTGCTGCTGGTCGTGGTGGTGGTCGCGGTGGCCGCGCTCGGTCGGCGGCTGGCCGGGGCGCTGGCCGCGGTGGTCGCGGCGCTCGGCTTCGACTTCTTCTTCACCCGTCCGTACGAGCAGTTCGCGATCAGCAAGTCGGCCGACCTGACCACCGCCGTGCTGCTCCTCGCGGTCGGCCTGGCGGTCTCCCAACTGGCCGTCCGGGCACGTCAGTTCCGGGTGCTGGCGATCACCGACGCCGGCTACCTGGCGCAGATCCGGGACACCGCGGTACTGGCACGCAGCGCGAACTCGGCGCTGACCGTGGTCGACCAGGTCCGCGACCAGCTGGTCGGGCTGCTCCAACTGCGGGGCTGCCGCTTCGAGTACGGCTCGCTGCTCGGCCACCCGCCGCGCCTGGAGCACGACGGCTCGGTGCTGGTCGGACACCGGCTCTGGGACGCCGACCGGCTCGGGCTGCCGGCCGAGGACGTGGAACTGCGGATGTTCGGCAACGGCAAGTACATCGGCCGCTTCATGCTCGAACCCACCCCTGGCACGGTGCCATCCCTGCAGGCCCGGCTGGTCGCGGTCACCCTGGCCGACCAGGCCGGAGCCGCACTGGACTCGCTGCACCGGCCGGTGCGGGCGGCCTGA
- a CDS encoding S1C family serine protease translates to MSADQGPAEPAGPGGTDHGGQQNHDSQGGVPPEARHGDHRTPHWSWGPPPQPGTAIPGAPPVQPPASGYPYGPVPPPPPYPPGPMPPAYYGYPPVRRRPLRTSLVLAAVLALAVGAGIGLDQAFWQNSSSAGPAPSNPMAPYVPPGSGGGTGTTGASGVAGKVDPTLVNINVTIGYQGAQAAGTGIVLSSNGEILTNNHVIDGATAISATDVGNGRTYTATVVGYDRTGDLAVIQLKDASGLATAKLGDSSKVSVGDTVTAIGNAGGTDQTPTAAAGSVTGLDQAITASDQASGTSEQLTGMIQVDANVQPGDSGGSLVNSSGAVIGIDTAGSDGSGQQQAGTQGFAIPIDTAVPLAAQMMAGKASTDVHIGPTAFLGVEVATDSGSGSGNGGSSGGGSGGGGSGNGDSGNGVPIAGAVPGSPAAQAGLGQGDEITAVDGHTVLDPDALTGLMASQTPGNQVTVQWTDAGGASHSSTVTLVSGPAD, encoded by the coding sequence ATGAGCGCAGATCAGGGACCAGCAGAACCGGCCGGGCCCGGTGGCACGGACCACGGCGGCCAGCAGAACCACGACAGCCAGGGCGGCGTCCCGCCTGAGGCGCGGCACGGCGACCACCGCACCCCGCACTGGAGCTGGGGCCCGCCGCCGCAGCCCGGTACCGCGATCCCGGGTGCGCCACCGGTTCAGCCGCCGGCGTCCGGGTATCCGTACGGGCCGGTGCCGCCACCACCCCCGTATCCGCCCGGTCCGATGCCCCCGGCGTACTACGGCTACCCGCCGGTACGGCGGCGTCCGCTGCGCACCTCGCTGGTGCTGGCGGCGGTGCTGGCGCTGGCCGTGGGTGCCGGGATCGGCCTCGACCAGGCGTTCTGGCAGAACTCCTCGTCCGCCGGCCCCGCGCCGTCCAACCCGATGGCGCCGTACGTCCCGCCGGGTTCGGGCGGGGGCACCGGCACCACCGGGGCGAGCGGGGTCGCCGGCAAGGTCGATCCCACGCTGGTGAACATCAACGTCACGATCGGTTACCAGGGTGCCCAGGCGGCCGGGACCGGCATCGTGCTCAGCTCCAACGGCGAGATCCTCACCAACAACCACGTGATCGACGGCGCCACCGCGATATCCGCGACCGATGTCGGCAACGGCCGTACCTACACGGCGACGGTGGTCGGCTACGACCGCACCGGCGACCTGGCGGTGATCCAGCTGAAGGACGCCTCCGGGCTGGCCACCGCGAAGCTGGGCGACTCCTCGAAGGTGTCCGTGGGTGACACGGTGACGGCGATCGGCAATGCCGGCGGGACCGATCAGACGCCGACGGCGGCCGCCGGCAGCGTGACCGGGCTCGACCAGGCGATCACCGCCAGCGACCAGGCGAGCGGGACGTCCGAGCAGCTCACCGGGATGATCCAGGTGGACGCGAACGTGCAGCCCGGCGACTCCGGCGGCTCGCTGGTGAACTCCTCCGGTGCCGTGATCGGCATCGACACGGCCGGTTCCGACGGCTCCGGCCAGCAGCAGGCGGGCACCCAGGGCTTCGCCATCCCGATCGACACGGCGGTGCCGCTGGCCGCCCAGATGATGGCCGGCAAGGCGAGCACGGATGTGCACATCGGGCCGACCGCCTTCCTCGGCGTGGAGGTCGCGACGGATTCGGGCTCCGGCTCGGGCAACGGTGGCTCCAGCGGCGGCGGTTCGGGCGGCGGCGGTTCGGGCAACGGCGACTCGGGCAACGGGGTGCCGATCGCCGGCGCGGTCCCGGGCTCGCCGGCGGCGCAGGCCGGACTCGGCCAGGGTGACGAGATCACGGCGGTCGACGGGCACACGGTGCTCGACCCCGATGCGCTGACCGGCCTGATGGCGAGTCAGACCCCCGGCAACCAGGTGACCGTCCAGTGGACCGACGCCGGCGGCGCCTCGCACAGCAGCACGGTCACCCTGGTCAGCGGACCGGCCGACTGA
- a CDS encoding LLM class flavin-dependent oxidoreductase: MPPTPAGVPACVNTAATPESAVPAATAGTAGTGPLRLSVLDRSRTRQGEDPPQALRDTVAFARQAERLGYHRFWVAEHHGVPGVAGSAPTVLAAAVAAATSRIRVGTGGVMLPNHQPMIVAEQFGVLASLYPDRIDMGLGRSVAFTDGIRRALGRDKDAADHFAEQLAELLGYFDTSGSARPEVHVRPAEGLRVPAFVLATGAGADLAAEAGLPLVIGGLRGADAMLAAIDRYRSGFRPSGQAARPYVVVSGNVAVAETVEAARELLISEAWSSAFARTHGEFPPLAPVPEIQARSMTARERAAYQKALDGQIAGTPQQAVAELRALLERTGADEFLVTTHAHDRTALLDSYRLLAEAAGLAPQLT, encoded by the coding sequence ATGCCGCCGACACCGGCGGGCGTTCCCGCCTGCGTGAACACCGCTGCGACTCCTGAGAGTGCTGTGCCCGCCGCGACTGCCGGGACTGCCGGGACGGGTCCCCTTCGGCTCTCGGTGCTGGACCGCTCGCGGACCAGGCAGGGCGAGGACCCGCCGCAGGCGCTGCGCGACACGGTGGCCTTCGCGCGGCAGGCGGAGCGGCTCGGCTACCACCGGTTCTGGGTCGCGGAGCACCACGGCGTGCCGGGGGTGGCGGGCTCCGCGCCCACCGTGCTCGCGGCGGCCGTGGCGGCGGCGACCAGCCGGATCCGGGTCGGCACCGGCGGTGTGATGCTCCCCAACCACCAACCGATGATCGTGGCCGAGCAGTTCGGGGTGCTGGCCTCGCTCTATCCCGACCGGATCGACATGGGGCTCGGCCGCTCGGTGGCGTTCACCGACGGCATCCGGCGCGCGCTCGGCCGGGACAAGGACGCCGCCGACCACTTCGCCGAGCAACTGGCCGAGCTGCTCGGCTACTTCGACACCAGCGGCAGCGCCCGCCCCGAGGTGCACGTGCGCCCGGCCGAGGGCCTGCGGGTGCCCGCCTTCGTGCTCGCCACCGGTGCGGGCGCCGACCTCGCCGCCGAGGCCGGCCTGCCGCTGGTGATCGGGGGACTGCGCGGGGCGGACGCGATGCTGGCCGCCATCGACCGCTACCGGTCCGGGTTCCGCCCCTCCGGGCAGGCCGCGCGGCCCTACGTGGTCGTCTCGGGCAACGTGGCGGTCGCCGAAACCGTCGAGGCGGCACGGGAGTTGCTCATCTCCGAAGCCTGGTCCAGCGCCTTCGCCCGCACCCACGGGGAGTTCCCGCCGCTCGCCCCGGTCCCGGAGATCCAGGCCCGGTCGATGACCGCACGCGAGCGCGCCGCCTACCAGAAAGCGCTCGACGGCCAGATCGCCGGGACGCCGCAGCAGGCCGTCGCCGAACTGCGCGCCCTGCTGGAGCGCACCGGCGCCGACGAGTTCCTGGTCACCACGCACGCCCACGACCGGACGGCGCTGCTGGACTCCTACCGGCTGCTCGCCGAAGCGGCGGGCCTGGCACCGCAGCTGACGTGA
- a CDS encoding DUF5994 family protein, translating to MPALPRLALEPTQEHTGMFDGAWWPRSTNLRAELPDMITALSAHLGPILKVGLDTVTWDAVPREVAANGLLVRVARVTAGDDTISLTTGTQDHVLLLVVPPRTDPKVAVAAMAAAARTGNHASAAELLSWSDQADRADQADQADQSGQADQSGQAERPG from the coding sequence GTGCCCGCGCTGCCGCGCCTGGCGCTCGAGCCGACCCAGGAACACACCGGGATGTTCGACGGTGCCTGGTGGCCCCGGTCGACCAACCTGCGGGCCGAACTGCCCGACATGATCACGGCGCTCAGCGCGCACCTCGGCCCGATCCTGAAGGTCGGCCTGGACACCGTGACCTGGGACGCCGTGCCCCGCGAGGTGGCGGCGAACGGGCTGCTGGTCAGGGTCGCCCGGGTCACCGCCGGCGACGACACGATCAGCCTGACCACGGGCACCCAGGACCACGTCCTGCTGCTGGTGGTGCCACCCCGCACCGATCCGAAGGTCGCGGTCGCCGCCATGGCCGCCGCCGCCCGCACCGGCAACCACGCCTCGGCGGCCGAACTGCTCTCCTGGTCGGACCAGGCAGACCGGGCGGACCAGGCGGACCAGGCGGATCAATCGGGCCAGGCGGATCAGTCGGGCCAGGCGGAGCGGCCGGGCTGA
- a CDS encoding CBS domain-containing protein yields the protein MTIHQTRSDAGGLTVADAMEPFEYQISDDSTVDRANDIFGSAHVSYLLVRDHNGRCEGVVTQIGLHSFRTGSWYNEFTPVSDTAHQRGPFAWPGMTLGLARIAMQIKRLAVWPVIDEDGYTVGILTADRVRGLLAAPAA from the coding sequence ATGACCATTCACCAGACTCGGTCGGACGCGGGCGGCCTCACGGTCGCCGACGCTATGGAACCGTTCGAGTACCAGATCTCCGACGACAGCACGGTCGATCGGGCCAACGACATCTTCGGCAGTGCCCATGTGAGTTACCTGCTGGTGCGCGACCACAACGGTCGCTGCGAGGGCGTGGTGACCCAGATCGGTCTGCACTCCTTCCGGACCGGCTCCTGGTACAACGAGTTCACCCCGGTGAGCGACACCGCGCACCAGCGCGGTCCGTTCGCCTGGCCCGGGATGACCTTGGGGCTGGCCCGAATCGCCATGCAGATCAAGCGGTTGGCGGTGTGGCCGGTCATCGACGAGGACGGCTACACCGTCGGCATCCTCACCGCGGACCGCGTCCGCGGCCTGCTGGCCGCACCGGCGGCGTGA
- a CDS encoding PadR family transcriptional regulator: protein MADTRLTTPSFLVLGIIDALGEASPYDVKVEAARTVAPFWAMPHAQVYAQCDRLAEAGLLSEVRQEGGRNRRLMKLTDAGRTALAQWLADPTFVPVEARERGILKLWFGGRPEVLAPEQLTEHRHTLTNYEELASSVGELLTRGQREALEFGIRYERMMVDFWQWVAQRGES from the coding sequence ATGGCTGACACCCGGCTGACCACGCCCTCCTTCCTCGTCCTCGGCATCATCGACGCACTCGGCGAGGCCAGCCCGTACGACGTGAAGGTCGAAGCCGCCCGCACGGTGGCGCCGTTCTGGGCTATGCCGCACGCCCAGGTGTACGCACAGTGCGACCGACTCGCCGAGGCGGGCCTGCTCTCGGAGGTCCGGCAGGAGGGCGGGCGCAACCGGCGCCTGATGAAGCTGACCGACGCCGGGCGGACGGCGCTGGCCCAGTGGCTCGCCGATCCCACCTTCGTGCCGGTGGAAGCGCGCGAGCGCGGCATCCTCAAGCTCTGGTTCGGCGGGCGGCCCGAGGTGCTGGCTCCCGAGCAACTCACCGAGCACCGCCACACCTTGACGAACTACGAGGAACTTGCTTCCAGCGTAGGCGAGTTGCTGACCCGGGGCCAGCGCGAGGCGTTGGAGTTCGGGATCCGCTACGAGCGGATGATGGTGGACTTCTGGCAGTGGGTGGCGCAGCGCGGCGAGTCGTGA
- a CDS encoding PLP-dependent cysteine synthase family protein yields MDAHESLLELIGNTPLVRLRTPGDGRTAPVYAKLEYLSAGGSVKDRPGLRMIEEAERSGALRPGGTVVEATSGNTGAGLAMVAAAKGYRTIVVLPDKSSAEKIATLRAYGAEVVVRPGGLPLEDPEHIVNLARRIAEQTPGGWFAQQYDNPANPDAHYRTTGPEIWRQTEGRVTHLVSCVGTGGTISGTGRFLKEASGDAVRVIGADPASSVYSGGDGRPYFVEAAGRFRHPETVDDTWPVSFHREVVDEILPIADRDALLTIRRLAREEGLLVGGSSGTAVTAALRVAAELGPEQLVVVMLPDSGRQYLSKYFNDEWMLRNGFLDGDRGRPLVGDAVPAAVREHPLPYLDHRGTVAQALDALRARAAQGAEPVLPAGPAPVAPGRQPTALELIGALSLEQLETAVAQGKAAPGDPIRDHLAAPLPRFGTGEAAAQALAELTASGFDTAVVVHDGHGVGLLGSAELRALLG; encoded by the coding sequence ATGGACGCTCATGAATCCCTGCTCGAACTCATCGGCAACACACCGCTGGTGCGCCTGCGCACGCCCGGTGACGGCCGGACCGCCCCCGTCTACGCCAAGCTCGAGTACCTGAGCGCGGGCGGCAGCGTCAAGGACCGGCCCGGCCTGCGCATGATCGAGGAGGCCGAGCGGTCCGGGGCGCTGCGGCCCGGCGGGACGGTGGTCGAGGCCACCTCGGGCAACACCGGGGCCGGGCTCGCCATGGTGGCCGCGGCCAAGGGCTACCGGACCATCGTGGTGCTGCCGGACAAGAGCAGCGCGGAGAAGATCGCCACGCTGCGCGCCTACGGTGCCGAGGTGGTGGTCCGCCCCGGTGGGCTGCCGCTGGAGGACCCGGAGCACATCGTCAACCTCGCCCGCAGGATCGCCGAGCAGACCCCGGGCGGCTGGTTCGCCCAGCAGTACGACAATCCGGCCAACCCTGACGCGCACTACCGGACCACCGGACCGGAGATCTGGCGGCAGACCGAGGGTCGGGTGACCCACCTGGTCTCCTGCGTGGGCACCGGCGGCACGATCAGCGGCACCGGCCGCTTCCTCAAGGAGGCCAGCGGCGACGCGGTCCGGGTGATCGGTGCCGACCCGGCCTCCTCGGTCTACTCCGGCGGCGACGGACGCCCCTACTTCGTGGAGGCCGCCGGGCGGTTCCGCCACCCCGAGACGGTCGACGACACCTGGCCGGTCTCCTTCCACCGCGAGGTGGTGGACGAGATCCTGCCGATCGCCGACCGCGACGCACTGCTGACGATCCGCCGACTGGCCCGCGAGGAGGGCCTGCTGGTCGGCGGCTCCTCCGGCACCGCGGTCACGGCGGCGCTCCGGGTGGCCGCCGAACTGGGGCCCGAGCAACTGGTGGTGGTGATGCTGCCGGACTCGGGGCGGCAGTACCTGTCCAAGTACTTCAACGACGAGTGGATGCTGCGCAACGGCTTCCTGGACGGCGACCGGGGCCGGCCGCTGGTGGGTGACGCCGTCCCGGCGGCGGTGCGCGAGCACCCGCTGCCCTACCTGGACCACCGCGGCACGGTGGCCCAGGCGCTGGACGCGCTGCGCGCCCGGGCGGCCCAGGGCGCCGAGCCGGTGCTGCCGGCCGGTCCGGCCCCGGTCGCGCCGGGACGTCAGCCGACCGCGCTGGAACTGATCGGCGCGCTCTCGCTGGAGCAGTTGGAGACCGCCGTGGCCCAGGGCAAGGCCGCGCCCGGCGATCCGATCCGCGACCACCTCGCGGCCCCGCTGCCGAGGTTCGGCACCGGCGAGGCCGCGGCGCAGGCCCTCGCCGAGCTGACCGCGAGCGGGTTCGACACCGCCGTGGTGGTGCACGACGGGCACGGCGTCGGCCTCCTCGGCTCGGCCGAACTGCGCGCGCTGCTCGGTTAG
- a CDS encoding SHOCT domain-containing protein has protein sequence MWVFLWILWFFLLFRVFGDLFRDDSVSGGGKAGWSIFLILVPFLGVIVYLIARGKGMGAREIQRSMDAEQEMRSYIQQAAGSTDGGSAGHVDALARLAELKKNGDLTEEEYQSAKRKVLA, from the coding sequence ATGTGGGTCTTCCTGTGGATCCTCTGGTTCTTCCTGCTCTTCCGGGTGTTCGGGGACCTGTTCCGCGACGACTCGGTGAGCGGCGGGGGCAAGGCCGGCTGGTCGATCTTCCTGATCCTGGTCCCGTTCCTCGGCGTGATCGTCTACCTGATCGCGCGGGGCAAGGGCATGGGGGCCCGCGAGATCCAGCGCTCGATGGATGCCGAGCAGGAGATGCGCAGTTACATCCAGCAGGCGGCCGGCAGCACGGACGGTGGCTCGGCGGGCCACGTGGACGCCCTGGCCCGGCTCGCCGAGCTCAAGAAGAACGGTGACCTGACCGAGGAGGAGTACCAGAGTGCCAAGCGCAAGGTGCTGGCCTGA